The following are encoded in a window of Manihot esculenta cultivar AM560-2 chromosome 8, M.esculenta_v8, whole genome shotgun sequence genomic DNA:
- the LOC110621482 gene encoding uncharacterized protein LOC110621482, producing the protein MAVNDNIIAEMAGLTVDGDEKEPHHGVTVSEEMAGVYVFRFHHEIDLEDALEMSPCTFGNHLLLFDRFGNHGSPSDVPLHHVQLWVQIYGLPSGFHSDAVLKRLNDSLGEFIKADANNFARGWNSYMRIRIKKDVRTAIVTGTWIRQEKGAWSSITFQYENLPNFCYVCGFLGHTKRFCPEQLNRKDKPVVCRYGPELHATKRRVQNNIEAQWL; encoded by the exons ATGGCGGTCAATGACAATATAATAGCGGAGATGGCTGGTTTGACTGTGGATGGTGACGAGAAGGAG CCTCATCATGGTGTTACGGTGTCCGAGGAAATGGCTGGAGTTTATGTTTTTCGATTCCACCATGAGATTGACTTGGAGGACGCTTTGGAAATGAGCCCATGCACCTTTGGGAATCACTTGCTATTGTTTGACAGATTTGGTAATCATGGTAGCCCTTCAGATGTTCCCTTGCATCATGTTCAGTTATGGGTACAGATTTATGGGTTACCATCTGGTTTCCATTCAGATGCAGTGTTAAAACGCCTTAATGATTCCTTGGGAGAGTTCATAAAGGCCGATGCGAATAACTTTGCAAGGGGTTGGAATTCCTACATGAGGATTCGTATCAAGAAGGATGTTCGTACTGCTATTGTTACTGGCACATGGATTCGACAGGAGAAAGGAGCTTGGTCCTCTATTACGTTTCAATATGAGAATCTTCCGAATTTTTGCTATGTTTGTGGTTTTCTGGGGCACACGAAAAGATTCTGTCCTGAGCAGTTGAATCGCAAGGACAAGCCTGTAGTCTGCAGATATGGTCCTGAACTACATGCTACCAAACGAAGAGTTCAGAATAATATCGAAGCGCAGTGGCTATGA